The Malus domestica chromosome 08, GDT2T_hap1 genomic interval gatttttagttgagggaccatagctgcacgttttgataagttgagggaccaaaggtaatggatttttagttgagggaccattgctccaatttgattaaagttgagggaccatttgtacaatttactcttttcctttttcatcGACTATGTTTCACTGTATATTGGTCATAGTTTGACAATATAAGAAGACAGGATAGCATTATCCAAACATACCTATGCCTAGCCTTTAAGAGTATCTCCAAGAAAAGCTCTAAATAATGTTAAACTAGCAagtgaaaaaaatcaaaaaactaTTTTGATTACTTGGATACACTATTCATCTCCAACACTACACTCCCTATTATAACAAACtttcaatattttattattaacaaTTTAAACTCAACCCACTGATTTTCTAAAACAaacttttctctttcttttcttcttgctCAAGGGTTTACCTTTgagttttattatatttttaatatttagctGATGAACTGTTGCTCTGTAAAATAATAGTACTCAAATTTGGATTTTGAATTTTCAGAGAGAGCACACTAATACATCAAATCATGACTAACCTTACAATTAGTTAAGGTGGAGTATACTCTCTACAGCTAATAGAAGACTTAGCGCAAAATCATGCGCAATGATTTTCTagaattcatatagccgacctcacTTAATTGAATAAGACTtggtggttgttgttgttgttgttgttgttgtttgaagTGTACTCTCTACAATATTCCATACCAGATTAAAGCACCCATCCAAGTTGATTAGATTGGCACCACCACCATTTCACCACCATACTTGTTCTTAGAATGCTTACAATAAGtttgttttctttctaatttcttcAAAGCATGAACATATGTAGTACTACTGCCACTGCCTAATTAAGTATTAATGCCTTTGAAAGCTTTAAAGCTTAATCGTACATTTGTGGTGTTATGCATGGTGGGATTAATGGTAAATTTGGGCAGCAGAAACAGACACCTGCCCCTATATTACTGACCATCCTAAGTATATATATCTTCACTAGGATTTCTCTGTCTCAAAACTCCAATCAGCATCGAACACCTCCCCAACTCTGAAAAAAGCAGGGAGTCGAAGAAATTGACACGTCTGGAGGTTGTACACTTTGTGCCCTTCAGTGACATTCGTCCCATGCATGATTGCCACTTAGACGGGCTGCCAAACTTGCcataaaaaaccaaacaaactcGTAACATTGTGTGGGGAGACTTTGTAGCAAGCAAATGTTCGTAGCCTTGTATTTCAATTGTTGGGCATGTGAAGTGTGAAAGCGACGGAGACCAACAGAGAGAGAGACCATGACCAACAGGAGATATATTGCATCTGTAGAGGCATACACCAGTCACTCGGCCGTTTTGATTTGGACATCATTCAGGTGCGTATATTCGACTTCTGTCGGGAGAAGTCGACAGCACTAATAACTTAAGCTACGTCTACAGCCCTAAGAGCTGTATAACATGTGGTCAGGGTTACAGGTGTAGTTCACAAAATGTGGGAAATACATTCTATGTTAAGGCACTCCTCGTCGTTTGTGCATATCTAGTTAGTGCATTTTAAATTAGATGGTAACTAATGTTGTGCAAACACTACATATGGTTTATACAATATTATCGAAGAAAGCTTTGAAACAATTTACCATTTGAATTTGGAAAATTTGGAAGAGTAACCAAAATTTAGATctcatatagaattatagccacgcttttaaatttatgataattataaccaaaagttgATGTGAGAATGAATGTTGAAAACCCGTTTAATAACTACTTTTCGTTTTCAAAAGGCTGAAAGCTAAAAACCAAATTTGAAAActcaagaaaaataattttcacttttttattttcaattttaatttttaattttttgaaaactaaaaactgaaagTTGTTGCCAAACCggatttcggtttttttttttttttttttttattttaatgaaaactaaaaacaaaatggttaccAATACCTCCAATTTAGGTAATAGAATAATCATCttacaagaaaaatgaaaatcttTTATTTCTATAATATTTGAAATACATTATacacaatttttcttcaatattttgGAATGAACAATGAATATTAACCTACAAAATCGAACAGTAAAGATTGTTTAAAAAGTCGAATACATAATAGACTAaacaatcaaagaaaaaaacccATTACATATATTAAAAGAACTGAGGTGACAGATTGCACCATTGTTTGATTGCTTATTTATTTGTCAAGCTATTCATTGTTTGATTTCACATGTCAAGAAACTCCTACAATGTCATGATGGCATTGgtttaccctttttttatttgctaGATCAACGGACGGTCGCCCCTGCAACAAGAAAGAAGTTCGACACTAGTCACATAAACCACTGAAAGGACATACAGGTCCTTTCCTCATTCCCATTTGGAGAGAGAATCTTTCGTGTATCCTttaaaaatgattgaaaacttgCACTCATATATACCCTACTCATGTCCTGTGCTTTATCGTGCCAAATTTTAATAGGTCTATAGACTATATATTCCCACGTTTGCTCGTACGTTGTAATTGTACATTGCAGCGTAATTATTATGTCAATGAGATTCACTCGGAAATCCACCTTATTTCCTTCAGAGTTCCACATGCAGCCgaccaaaataaaatttgtGAATATTTCTTTTGCCCAGATCCAAGTAAATTTCGGTTTGTATATGTCAATAGAGCAACGATGGAATTCAAACTCACAACGCATACGTGTGAATTTAAAGTTCTAAAAACCAAGAGTTCTTCTTTCTTCCCCATGCAttttgaaatataaaaaaaaaaaggtacgtAGCCGGATGTGATCTCCATGCAATCTCTGTGCCGGCCGGTAATAATCGGTCGATGATAGAACATATGTGTTTTTACCAATGCTATATATCCTAAACCGCATACAAATTTTCGACCACTCATATTATAATGCATAGTTTAATTCAATACGTAAAAGTGTTACATACAAACAAAATGTGTCTCCAGTCAGCCCCAACCACAGGAGATCGAGGAGGACCACGAAGACACTCTGAtctggaaggttagagatcatGAGAATATTAGAAACGATGAACTGGATGCCGCTATTGCCGTTCATCTGCCCCCAAGATTATTGATTATTTCCTCCCCATTTCTGATTCTCTCTAGGTTTAATTAACAtccctctaaaaaaaaaatgaaaatgttcATCACTTCTGTTTATACAAAGACGGTTTGCCACATACATTCGAAACTGTAGCGAAGGATGGGGTAGACCTGGATGAATAGCAGGTGACAAAAACGCGGGGAAAAGTAGAAAATAgataagaaaagaagaaaaggagaagcgGGGACTGTCACCGACCCTGGCCTCAGCCAGAGCCGCCGCGGAAAAGGGATGGATCTAGAATTTGATAACAAGTTCCCACCAGGTGAAAAGAACTCGTTGGAAATTTaagtagtttgagtagaaattttttTGCCCCACATTGGCAATTCctaaaagattttatcactttataagattttatcactatatatatatatatatatatataattatcaaaagatgggccttgggctcggaaaattaaattctttaattatttatttttaattaatttcgaatttaattaaattaattttcattcGAACAtactcatcttttcagatgaagtctgaagtcAATAAAAACGCAGAGAGCACTGCACCCCATCTAaagagatgtctcccaacagtcacATCCCATTTTtatacctgttgcgaacaggCATAATCCTTCTATATATACATCCGTCTGCATGACATTTAGAGCACAAAAATCCATAGCATTCTTACTGAGAGTACCACAAAGAAATTCGTCAGCAGTTaagttttccggtgctggaattctaacttgatcgttgaatcctggtgaaacaGACATCcggagaactacaagcattgagtaggggcgaaatttctgtttcaaggacattgcggtacgtaagcctcgatcttcaatatTTCTGTTTAATATTAGTTCATTGTTCATACACTGTTTATTTGTTatcatatataaatttataacaAATTGTTGACATATATTCAATAGAACTCTCACGAAAAGAGCATAACTCTGACGAAGGAGAGAAAAGCCACCACACAAGAGAGTACTGCTTGTAAGTTTGTTAATCATATGCAAGTTCAATACCAAAAAGTTAAAACGAATTAACACAAAGTCAAGAAACAAATCTGTAGGCATATTCTAACCCCTGTAAGTTTAGAAATGATTGTAAATCAGGTAATGTGTCTAGGGACTGTTATATGTTTCATACTTTGATAATAACACTACTTGATTCTTTACGTATAATGCAATTTTTATTCAGTACCTGTACATTAGAGTctaacacacacatacataaattattaattaaaaacaccAAAAAAGTTTATGTACTTATCAAACAGTAATTTatgtgtaaaaaaaatttaacatacGATATGTTATCTGTTATCCGTCATCATGAAGCAATGACAAGGAACTACTGTTTTCCTGCAGGGAAGAGGACGGTGATCCGTGGAGTGTTTTGAATTTTACTTACCTTTTCTGGAAGCTAACAtcgttcatatatatatatatatatatatatacagagagcttaaggggagggatccccattttttgaaaaaaatggggattaggtgtggggcccacttcacatcgaatttcaacgatccgaaccgtctattttgttagtctcgattcatagatcacccttgcaaaaattcaattcaatccgaaaccatttgcatatttaattatcaagatcaaatttcattttttcttatataacaaagtatttgttcatttccttgaacccaagtagatgtcttaaacatttccaatttagctaatattttgcaagggtgatctatgaatcgagactaacaaaatagacggttcggatcgttgaaattcgatgtgaagtgggccccacacctagtccccatttttttcaaaaaatggggatccctccccttaagctctctgtatatatatatatatatatatatatatatatatgtatgtatgggtgtgtgtgtgtgtgtagaggtcgcacttggtgcgatggcaagtgccttcgctcatgagcggtaggtctcgggttcgagacttgggagcagcctctccataaatgggggtaaggctagccgacattcacctctcccagaccctgcgtaaagcaggagtcttgtgcactgggtacgaccttttatgggtgtgtgtgtgtgtgtatttatatatatacacacatactaTTAAGCACATAGCTAGAAGATTTTCGAATACGCTTTTGCAAATCGCAACCAAGAGACAACAAGAGTTTAATTTGTCTTGGATTGCCTCTATTTCTAGTAACATCAAGAAACCTAAATAGTTAAGGCCAAGTTAAGCATGCATGCACGCATGCCACTCATGTTTTACACGGaccacatttttctttttctttttggacaAAGGGTAAATAAACTGTACTAATTGGCCAAAGTATGTTTACCAAATTTGTAACTTTATTTGCTTTAGGATTAGGAGACAGCAATGCGGTTTGAATAAACTGAGGCCCCACGTATCCCTTTGGGTGTTTCAATATGGACTGTACAATTAAATGCTTGATTTCATGTTAACAATTGCGTGttgaaagaaagggaaaaaacatAAGGATCTTAATTGATTGATTGAACCTaattatttcaaattcaaaagTATTACATTGAATAGATCTACTTATTTCAAATACATTGTACTTTGTAGTTCTATCCTTTGCTTATAATCAATTAAGAGTATTGTTAAAATTCTAAATATGGAAAGGGAAGGTAAAGTGTTGTTGTTTTTAGTTGATATACATTTTCAATAGGAGAATGTTTGTTAACACAAATGCGACAGCACTCAGCGCATTTATTCACTTAGTGAACAGTGATAGACCCCAATGAACATTAATAGgccaaatgcatctccacccctaaaaaaatgcgctggcacaaacAATCTCAATTCCTACAAAATGTGCTaacacccagcccatttaaaatattttaatttttttttataaaagaataaataaataaaatagttttaatttcggataagatttttaaccaatctcttcacaccacgtgtcattatccgaacgtactattttgtgaataaatTTTCGCTAAGATTTGCAACCATTCCCGACGCGCCATGTGTTATTATCcaaacgtactattttgtggatagattttcgataagattttcaaccaatcccgacgCGCCATGTGTTATTTCCTGTTTGCAATAATTTAGCccagattttcaaccaatcacgtagtgccacgtggcattgtccagaacctcatcctttttttttgtccatataaaccctacatctctacatccatcctcacattaaactcaatccttctttttagctcagaatccttcttcatcattttcaaatcttgagttttttttacaatgtctttttcaagGAGAGTGTATAAATAATTTGAGGAGCAATAGAAAAGAttgttggcacaacaagaagaattgatcaatctcgaggaaggtggaggtggagatgaggctttcgcaatggaggaggatgaggatgaggacCATAGAAGGCAAAGGGCCTTACATTCCCACCGTGTCATGGAAGTTGTGTGTCAGAAAGCCAAACCCAGAGGAGCCGCAAACTtcgatagaaaaagggaaagatGAGGTAAATATCTCTTGgaatattattttattcccaacaACATATTCCTTGATCATGTTTTTAGACGTTGTTTTAGAGTGCAATGAAGTTTGTTCGACAAAGTCATGAgtgctatttgcaaccatgatccatactttgtgcaaaaagaggatactttttatgttttaggtCTTTttcctgagcaaaaaattacgacCGCCTTGcaaatgcttgcatatggagcatctgcaaaTCAAGTGGATAAGATTGCGAGGATGGGAAAAACAACTGTTCTGGAGTCCCTGATGCAGTTTTGCTCTGCAATTGAAGCCTTGTACACCAATGAGTACCTCTGGACACCCACGCCAAGGGACATGCGAAGGCTTCTGTggaagggtgagatgcgaggcttcCTTGGCATGATTGGAAACATCGACCGCAcgcactggacttggaaaaattgtccaagtgcGTGGCAATGAGCTTATGGCGATAGAAAATGAgccaaaagtatcattttggaagctGTGGCtttatttgatacatggatttggcatgctttttttggtgttccaggagctcagaatgacctaaatgtccttgcccaatctCCAGTGTTCGACGAACTACTGCAAGGAAAATTGCCAAGATGCACATATTGGGTTAATGGCAATAAATATGACATATCATACTACCTTGCAGACGACATTTACCCAAGGTagtcaacatttgtcaaaacagtgccacatccaacaacaacaacaacaacaaagccttttcccactaagtggggtcggctatatgaatcctagaacgccattgcgctcggttttgtgtcatgtcctccgttagatccaagtactctaagtcttttcttagagtctcttccaaagttttcctaggtcttcctctaccccttcggccctgaacctctgtcccgtagtcacatcttcgaaccggagcgtcagtcggccttctttgcacatgtccaaatcaccggagccaattttctctcatctttcctacaatttcggctactcctactttacctcggatatcctcattcccaatcttatcctttctcgtgtgcccacacatcccacgaagcatcctcatctccgctacacccattttgtgtacgtgttgatgcttcaccgcccaacattctgtgccatacaacatcgctggccttattgctgtcctataaaattttcccttgagcttcagtggcctacgacggtcacacaacacgccggatgcactcttacacttcatccatcaagcttgtattctatggttgagatctccatctaattctccgttctcttgcaagatagatcctaggtagcgaaaacggtcgctttttgtgatcttcgctagattgctccggtcatagtgtggataagtatataaatggatagagataggaaagcaaacacaagatgtacgtggttcacccagattggctacatccacggaatagaagagttctcattaattgtgaagggtttacacaagtacataggttcaagctctcctttagtgagtacaagtgaatgatttagtacaaatgacattaggaaatattgtgggagaatgatctcgtaatcacgaaacttctaagtatcggagtgtggtgtcgtcttgacttgccttatctgtctcataggtagatgttgcatcttctctagaagtacttttcctccatccaggggtggtatctttaactggtggagatgcacaaggtaatgtatcaatttcacttgaagcttacttgtagtttcaggcttggtcaagcgcgatacaaaccatgtagtaggagtcccccaagtcgccgagctagggggtctgctgaaagaggtgacagacaaggtaagcaatcagagctccgactgattgttcacattctccccatcttgcagcagcatgaaggataaagagaagaaaaatgagaagagatgatatgagatacttttgcttttgaagaagtaactttccacagggtgaaaacggtcgcttttgaagaagtaactttccacatccacatggtgaaaaagaaaaacacttcgcaaaatgtcaagagggttgtaggaaggatgtggagcgttacTTTGGTATCCTGCAAACTCGTTGTTCGATTGTGAGGTTTGCtgctagaatgtttgatgtcgaggctcttcgaaccatcatgatgacgtttattattctccacaacatgatcatggaagatgagtatgattatgatgccgtCGATAAATACGAGCCGGATCCGATGAATAACTTAAGAACACGTatttattgtgctcatgatcGGATGAGCCGTTGGAatgggatggacgttacaatgaattgatcaTTCAGCAGTACATTGATGTGCAAGATCTATACTGGCACGTAACCCGCCAGAATGACTTAATTGAGCACCAGTGGGGATTGCAAAAAGGtgaagataattaaaatgagcttgtggttgaagaataaagtgtatttttttaagtttatgtaattttatttgatgtgtttttttttaagtttatttggtgaggtCATGTAATCTTGTTTGATGTGTTCAAAAAacgtacaaaaaataaatttaaaattgcataaagttctaaaaataaataagaaattacataaagtactaataataaataagaaattacatctataaataaaaataaataagaaattacataaggtACTAAAAATAAAGACGAACATTCAAACAACGTAACATCTTTAATGAGTTGTGGgttacataaagtactaaaaataaagaCGAACATTCACACAACATTCACACAacataacatcttcaatgagttgtgtgaacccaacattcacacaacgtaacaccttcaatgagcttccatgaagtcatttttttttctctcaaagtgtagaaaatattgaaatgtggtgtaaggtggaagatgagggttagatatttatagaaaaataaataaattatttctgtattttttaacaaaccTTCACCGTCCAAACCTCATAATTGGAATTGTTCATTCTCTTTAACATCATATAAAGATCCTAtatgcaaaaagaaaaatttaatttgaagACCTTTTTAGCCATTCATATGCATAAAACAAATGGACTGTTCATCATGAGGATGTTACTTGTTATCAAAATCGTTGATTGGTTCAATATGTATAGATGACTAAACAATTTCCAAATGGAATAACATTTTTGCAGATATGATCTTAGATGATGGTAAATAGAATGAACAGTGTTGATTATGATGTTTTGTTAACTGTAAGTGGAGAGACAAGTAAGTTATCCTCATAGGAGCCACAAGCATTATCCTTTTCAATATACCCACATGCCATATGTGAAATTTGACCTTCTTTAACTAGGAGAGGGAacaatatttgttttgttttgtttagttggtATTGTTGAAGCTATTTTTTCTCAATACAAGTGTTATTCTGCActaaattcatttaaattacTGGGAGAATTCAAACTTAAGTGCAGGATTGCACACTGCTTTAACCAATTTGACTATATATAAGACCAAGTTTGCAATTTAGTTGGTATTACTTATATTCTTCAATTTTACTatgtcatatatatattctaGTAATTCAATTCAAGTTTACAATCGGGTTTAACCCCAACATTAATCAgtatttatataaattataatggACTCAGCCTTCTAGATTGCTTGTAACAACGTATTACAAGAAAATCCTAGGGGATTCGTATGATGTAAGAAAATTTAATGTAGAAAGGTGAAAAATGGTTTGAACAACAAAACTAACCATGCAAGGTGAAAATTTGTGTGTACAAGTGATGGATGTCTTGTTGCTATAGCTGGAATTTTGTGTACCTTATTTACCATGGAGTAGGATTATTTACCATATACACCTGCCGACCTAATCTCCAATCGACACTTGTCTCTGCTCTCTGTTTCAACCTTTTGGCTCTATATAaactgcctcctccttcttctctacCAGTCGCTTAAAATTAGCAAAGCATGCAACTCCTctctttttttaatacaaacctCACTAACTAAGTAACATTCTCAttaaaaaggagagagagactgaaaGAAGGTGGTCGGGCTTAGGGTTTAGCGTTTAGAGATCGATGGATGCAATTTTGACCTACGTTTTCATCTTTCTCTGCACCCTTCTGTCAtttgtatttttcatgaaaagggACAGGAGAGGAGGAGAAGCACCCCAGAAAAGGGCTCAGCTCCCTCCAGGTTCATTAGGTTGGCCTTATATAGGAGAGACCCTTCAGCTCTATTCTCAAAACCCAAATACTTTCTTTTCTTCCAAACAGAAAAGGTACTAAATCAAATTGACCCGATTTCGTCGtcaagttttttctttttctttatttacatgAGGGTATCGAACTCTAAACATTTCTATGCTTTGTACTTTGTTCAGGTACGGAGAGATTTTCAAGACGCATATTCTGGGATGTCCAAGTGTCATGCTGGCGAGCCCGGAGGCCGCGAAGTTTGTGTTGGTGACTCAAGCTCACTTGTTCAAGCCCACGTATCCCAAAAGCAAAGAGCGTTTGCTTGGTCCGTCTGCACTGTTTTACCACCAAGGAGATTACCATATGCGGATGAGGAAATTAGTTCAAGGATCTCTCTCCCTTGATATTATTCGAAATTTGGTGCCTCATATTGAAGGCTTAGCTGTTTCTGCCACAGACTCCTGGGCCACAGGCCAAGTCATCGACACCTTCCATGAAATGAAGAAGGTGAGACTACCCTAACCTAAAAtcattatttctgttttttaaGCGAAACAGAAAACAATTACACAAAATTAGTTATTCGTCAATAGCATGCAAAACGCAAGAAAaatacaattaaataaaaaatctttgACTTTGGCCGTTTTATTAATCAACtgacttttatttttcaatttactGTATCATTGTAGTTATCTTTCGAGGTTGGTAAACTTGCAATTTTTGGCAATTTGGAGGCACATTACAAAGAAGAGCTCAAGAGGAATTACACCATTGTGGACACAGGCTACAATTCATTCCCCACAATCATTCCGGGCACACCATAcaaaaaggctttgttggtaattttctttttgttaataCATGTAATTACTGATTAAATCCAAAtaaagtgtttgataaactaatTGTTCGTTAATTGTTTTGACTATTTGTAGGCAAGGAAAAGGCTAAGAGTAATTTTGGGTGATATTATATGTGAGAGGAGGGAGAAAAGATTACTTGGGAAAGATCTTTTGGATTGCATGTTGAACTCAAAAGATGAAAAGGGTGAAGTCTTAACGGATGACCAAATTGCTGACAACATTTTGGGGGTGCTTTTTGCTGCTCAAGACACTACAGCTAGTGTGATGACCTGGATTGTCAAGTACCTCCACGATGACCCCAAACTTTTAGAGTCTGTAAAGGTACTACAACACACACCAACAATGCTACTTTCAGTCGTTTTCAGGCGAGCAATTTTTCACCGTTTAATCAATATTTTGAAATTTTCCATGCGTATATGAGCAACGTTTAATCATGTATTATTGTTGAATTCGCATTCCATCAGCAATTAGAAATCGCTTAACGATGGATGCAAATATACAGCTATAGCCATATCATCATGATTCTTTTCCTAGGCTCTACAACAATTCACTTTTACTCCATTTGCCGTCTCTTTATCTATAAAAGAAATGGCACTTTTATGTATACTTGCCTAAATTGCAGGCTGAGCAGAAGGTTATTCgtgaagcaaatgaagaaggccAGCAACCATTGAGCTGGGCACAGACTAGAAACATGCCAGTTAGTCACAaggtataatatatatatatatatatatatatatatgcgcgcGCTTTCTCATACGATACAATCATACAAGGCATGGAATATATTTTTACCTAATTTG includes:
- the LOC139198005 gene encoding uncharacterized protein → MSAICNHDPYFVQKEDTFYVLGLFPEQKITTALQMLAYGASANQVDKIARMGKTTVLESLMQFCSAIEALYTNEYLWTPTPRDMRRLLWKGEMRGFLGMIGNIDRTHWTWKNCPRAQNDLNVLAQSPVFDELLQGKLPRCTYWVNGNKYDISYYLADDIYPR
- the LOC103439226 gene encoding abscisic acid 8'-hydroxylase CYP707A1-like; the encoded protein is MDAILTYVFIFLCTLLSFVFFMKRDRRGGEAPQKRAQLPPGSLGWPYIGETLQLYSQNPNTFFSSKQKRYGEIFKTHILGCPSVMLASPEAAKFVLVTQAHLFKPTYPKSKERLLGPSALFYHQGDYHMRMRKLVQGSLSLDIIRNLVPHIEGLAVSATDSWATGQVIDTFHEMKKLSFEVGKLAIFGNLEAHYKEELKRNYTIVDTGYNSFPTIIPGTPYKKALLARKRLRVILGDIICERREKRLLGKDLLDCMLNSKDEKGEVLTDDQIADNILGVLFAAQDTTASVMTWIVKYLHDDPKLLESVKAEQKVIREANEEGQQPLSWAQTRNMPVSHKVILESLRMATIISFAFREAVVDVEYKGYLIPKGWKVMPLFRNIHHNPEFFADPQKFDLSRFEVAPKPNTFMPFGSGVHACPGNELAKLEMLVMMHHLVTKLKWEVVGSQSEIQYSPFPVPLHGLPAKFWKQSA